Part of the ANME-2 cluster archaeon genome is shown below.
CTCGATGGGGACTTGCAGGATGTGCAGGATGGATACAACCGGGAGCAGGACGAAATAGTGGTCGAAGATATGGGTGAAATTGATGTTGAGACGACCGAACAGGCTGAAGAATACCAGGAATAGTACGAGGAAGGTGGCTGACATGTATGCAGTGAAGGTTCCCATTCTGCGCAGTTCATTATTATTGGTGCCGTAAGCTATCAGGGAGCCGCCAAAGAGGAATGTCATGATGTCGAGGGTGCCCAGCCGGCTTTGGGATGATATGTTAAAGACGATATCGCTCAGTACGATGCCCAGGCCGAGCAACATGAGCATTTTGTGGTCACTTTTAACCTCATCATCCAAATTGCCGAGTTTGATCTTTGAAAT
Proteins encoded:
- the artC gene encoding archaeosortase C, with the protein product ISKIKLGNLDDEVKSDHKMLMLLGLGIVLSDIVFNISSQSRLGTLDIMTFLFGGSLIAYGTNNNELRRMGTFTAYMSATFLVLFLVFFSLFGRLNINFTHIFDHYFVLLPVVSILHILQVPIEVIGTETVRMAGVEEMSVVIGGPCSGLYSMFMLIGIIMGYTKLEKFNNSHIYIILFITAIVAYTSNIFRILVLYLVGFSYGSETMMFVHTHLGWIIFTIVAGILLYILNEMTRRKGIKNT